The Candidatus Vesicomyosocius sp. SY067_SCS001 genome includes a window with the following:
- a CDS encoding DUF302 domain-containing protein has protein sequence MSGIINLIKWLLIIIGAITIYYTVSLQIKYDGIIGKVIGEIISPKLHPKSMSKVYMPMINTLLDTGDIAMASVVRVKVADDVSNEDVEEAMESIATAKGIRSVGMLPLSEMVELQTSDKQRFLKIYQYCSPRTAMTMVDYSDAFSAYLPCRLALIEDKSGQRWLYMLNMNAMIYGGSPLPNYLLEKALVIQRAMTVIQNNGAKGDF, from the coding sequence ATGAGTGGAATTATCAATCTAATCAAATGGTTATTAATTATTATTGGCGCTATTACAATTTATTATACTGTATCACTACAAATCAAATACGATGGTATAATTGGAAAAGTAATTGGTGAAATAATTTCACCAAAACTACACCCAAAGTCTATGTCTAAGGTGTACATGCCAATGATCAACACTCTGCTTGATACAGGTGATATTGCTATGGCTTCTGTTGTGCGCGTAAAAGTAGCTGACGATGTTTCAAATGAAGATGTTGAAGAGGCAATGGAAAGTATTGCAACTGCTAAAGGTATTCGTTCTGTAGGTATGTTACCCTTATCAGAAATGGTTGAATTACAAACTAGCGACAAGCAAAGATTCTTAAAAATTTATCAATATTGTTCACCACGAACAGCAATGACAATGGTTGATTATTCAGATGCATTTTCAGCATACTTACCTTGTAGACTAGCACTTATTGAAGATAAATCTGGACAAAGATGGCTATACATGTTAAACATGAATGCTATGATTTATGGTGGTTCACCATTGCCTAATTACTTACTTGAAAAGGCTTTAGTTATTCAAAGAGCAATGACTGTAATTCAGAATAATGGCGCAAAAGGTGACTTTTAA